A genomic region of Elephas maximus indicus isolate mEleMax1 chromosome 10, mEleMax1 primary haplotype, whole genome shotgun sequence contains the following coding sequences:
- the GNG2 gene encoding guanine nucleotide-binding protein G(I)/G(S)/G(O) subunit gamma-2 gives MASNNTASIAQARKLVEQLKMEANIDRIKVSKAAADLMAYCEAHAKEDPLLTPVPASENPFREKKFFCAIL, from the exons ATGGCCAGCAACAACACCGCCAGCATAGCACAAGCCAGGAAGCTGGTAGAACAGCTGAAGATGGAAGCCAACATTGACAGGATAAAG GTATCCAAGGCAGCTGCAGACTTGATGGCCTACTGTGAAGCTCATGCCAAGGAAGATCCACTCCTGACCCCAGTTCCAGCATCAGAAAACCCATTCAGGGAGAAGAAGTTTTTCTGTGCCATCCTCTAA